The proteins below are encoded in one region of Lactuca sativa cultivar Salinas chromosome 3, Lsat_Salinas_v11, whole genome shotgun sequence:
- the LOC122197145 gene encoding kinesin-like protein KIN-12F isoform X1 produces the protein MELAKVQEANKRMEMELVQLETNLIEMETLVESRTCELLEVRKELEMSQAPAEENEAIATESKQLLKQVDCMVTVLENQVSLFFNWKLALYCKTLYKYWQPNEVAGLESTNKW, from the exons ATGGAATTGGCAAAGGTCCAGGAGGCTAATAAGAGAATGGAAATGGAACTGGTTCAATTGGAAACTAATCTTATTGAAATGGAAACATTAGTTGAATCAAGAACTTGTGAGCTTCTTGAAGTTAGAAAGGAGTTAGAGATGTCACAAGCTCCTGCTGAAGAAAATGAGGCAATTGCTACCGAATCCAAACAG TTGCTGAAACAAGTAGATTGTATGGTGACTGTCCTTGAAAACCAGGTTAGTTTGTTTTTTAATTGGAAGTTAGCATTATATTGTAAAACTTTATATAAATATTGGCAACCTAATGAAGTTGCTGGACTAGAGAGTACAAACAAATGGTAA
- the LOC111885808 gene encoding uncharacterized protein LOC111885808 produces the protein MSFSKKMQKSFIPNSLTYKVVVNTLWKEGRIDEAFAAIEDMERCGIVGSAAVYYDLAICLCSAGGCNEALIQLGLVIDLTNTSRYYSMNDWKKEGIKYVMEVEVIYGSDLDTSVYGSGFPRASDERPSPLVVQSMSFSNIWKYSLLILLRGCLLGCFFQCH, from the exons AtgagtttttcaaaaaaaatgcagAAATCATTTATTCCAAATTCATTAACTTACAAAG TTGTTGTGAATACACTCTGGAAAGAAGGGAGAATTGATGAGGCGTTTGCAGCCATTGAAGATATGGAAAGATGTGGAATAGTTGGTTCAGCAGCAGTTTATTATGACCTTGCTATATGCTTATGTAGTGCAGGAGGATGCAATGAGGCTCTTATACAA CTGGGGTTAGTAATTGATCTTACAAATACGTCTCGTTATTATTCTATGAATGATTGGAAGAAAGAAGGCATCaagtatgttatg GAAGTTgaagttatttatggtagtgATCTTGATACTTCTGTTTATGGTAGTGGGTTTCCACGTGCATCTGATGAAAGACCATCACCATTG GTGGTTCAATCAATGTCATTTAGTAATATTTGGAAATACAGCCTCT TAATCCTTCTGAGGGGGTGTTTGTTGGGctgcttctttcaatgtcattaa
- the LOC111885828 gene encoding protein RADIALIS-like 3: MASNSFSSSSYSSSWTPKQNKLFEKALAVYDTDTPDRWQKIARAVGGKSAEEVKRHYEVLIEDVKHIESGKFPIPNYRH, translated from the coding sequence ATGGCGTCAAATTCCTTCTCATCTAGTAGCTACAGCTCCTCTTGGACGCCTAAGCAGAACAAATTATTTGAAAAAGCTCTTGCGGTGTATGACACCGATACCCCTGATCGTTGGCAGAAAATTGCGAGGGCTGTAGGTGGTAAATCTGCTGAAGAAGTGAAAAGGCATTATGAAGTGCTTATTGAAGATGTTAAGCACATTGAGTCTGGAAAATTTCCTATCCCCAACTACAGACATTAG
- the LOC111885813 gene encoding uncharacterized mitochondrial protein AtMg00810-like → MTDLGPLSYFLGIAVTHTKSTMFLFQRKYVEEILKRANMEACKLVTTPVDTNSKLSLHDGDLVADPSLYRSLAGALQYLTFTSPDIAYAVQQICLFMHAPKISHFNALKRIIRYIKGTLDHGLTLLSSPSTQLVSYTNVDWGGCPDTHRSTSRYCVFLGDNLITWSAKCQATLSRSSVEAEYCGVANVVAEACWLRNLLLKLHAPTKCATIVYCDNVSAVYLSSNYVQHQRTKHIEMDIHFICEKVAIGQIRVRNIPSTYQYADIFIKGLPRQLFLDFRDSLSIRLPPAKTEGGS, encoded by the coding sequence ATGACTGATCTCGGCCCGCTATCTTACTTCCTTGGGATTGCTGTCACACACACCAAGAGCACCATGTTCTTATTTCAACGCAAATACGTTGAAGAAATCCTCAAACGTGCCAACATGGAAGCATGCAAACTGGTCACCACTCCCGTTGACACTAATTCCAAACTCAGTCTTCATGACGGTGATCTTGTGGCTGATCCATCTCTATATCGGAGTCTTGCAGGAGCTCTCCAATACCTTACATTCACAAGTCCAGACATAGCATACGCCGTGCAACAGATCTGCCTCTTTATGCACGCTCCAAAAATCAGTCACTTTAATGCTTTAAAACGGATTATACGGTACATCAAAGGCACCCTAGATCATGGTCTTACGTTATTATCCTCACCATCCACTCAGCTAGTGTCCTATACTAATGTTGATTGGGGTGGTTGCCCGGACACCCACCGCTCTACATCCAGATATTGCGTTTTTCTAGGTGACAATCTCATCACATGGTCTGCCAAGTGTCAAGCCACTCTTTCAAGGTCCAGTGTTGAAGCCGAATACTGTGGTGTTGCAAATGTAGTTGCTGAAGCCTGTTGGCTTCGCAACCTTCTTCTCAAGTTACATGCACCCACGAAATGTGCCACGATCGTCTATTGTGACAATGTCTCTGCTGTCTATTTATCCAGTAATTATGTGCAACACCAACGTACCAAACACATTGAAATGGATATACACTTTATCTGTGAAAAGGTCGCTATTGGTCAAATACGAGTTCGTAATATTCCATCTACTTATCAATATGCTGACATATTCATTAAAGGCCTTCCGCGACAGCTATTTCTTGATTTTAGAGACAGTCTCAGCATACGTCTTCCTCCCGCTAAGACTGAGGGGGGCTCTTAG
- the LOC122197145 gene encoding kinesin-like protein KIN-12F isoform X2, with product MELAKVQEANKRMEMELVQLETNLIEMETLVESRTCELLEVRKELEMSQAPAEENEAIATESKQLLKQVDCMVTVLENQEDKY from the exons ATGGAATTGGCAAAGGTCCAGGAGGCTAATAAGAGAATGGAAATGGAACTGGTTCAATTGGAAACTAATCTTATTGAAATGGAAACATTAGTTGAATCAAGAACTTGTGAGCTTCTTGAAGTTAGAAAGGAGTTAGAGATGTCACAAGCTCCTGCTGAAGAAAATGAGGCAATTGCTACCGAATCCAAACAG TTGCTGAAACAAGTAGATTGTATGGTGACTGTCCTTGAAAACCAG GAAGATAAATATTAG